In a single window of the Candidatus Neptunochlamydia vexilliferae genome:
- a CDS encoding MlaE family ABC transporter permease, producing the protein MSVSDTQKISEEKNQPFFSFLIQKLNFLTATGEYILLIWAVIVATVKRPPSWALIREQLYNIGVLSLPVVAMTGFSTGLVLAAQSFFQLSDKGLAGATGLMVGKAMITELGPVLTAFMVTGRIGAAMCAELGTMRVTEQIDALESMAVNPHRYLISPRFISGMFMMPLLTVFSIFMGIFGGYLISVFYFKMPPTTYFDPMPIYISNFDLLIGIVKAFVFGIIIVTISCFKGLNTSGGAEGVGRATTNSVVICYTFILFANFLTTLGLNMLQNATGWFS; encoded by the coding sequence GAAGCTGAACTTTTTAACAGCAACAGGTGAGTACATTTTGCTCATTTGGGCGGTGATCGTTGCAACCGTTAAGCGCCCTCCAAGCTGGGCTCTTATCCGCGAGCAGCTCTATAACATTGGCGTATTATCGCTTCCTGTTGTCGCAATGACCGGGTTTTCGACAGGGCTTGTTTTGGCTGCGCAGTCTTTTTTCCAGCTGAGCGATAAGGGACTTGCGGGAGCAACGGGGCTGATGGTGGGCAAAGCGATGATCACCGAACTGGGACCTGTCCTTACCGCCTTTATGGTGACGGGACGGATCGGAGCGGCGATGTGCGCAGAACTGGGGACGATGCGGGTAACCGAACAGATCGATGCCTTAGAGTCGATGGCCGTTAACCCCCACCGCTATTTGATTTCTCCCCGCTTCATCTCGGGGATGTTTATGATGCCACTATTGACTGTTTTTAGCATCTTTATGGGGATCTTTGGAGGGTATTTGATCTCAGTCTTCTACTTTAAGATGCCGCCAACCACCTATTTCGATCCAATGCCGATCTACATCAGTAATTTTGACCTCCTGATCGGGATCGTTAAAGCCTTTGTTTTTGGGATCATCATCGTCACCATTTCTTGCTTTAAAGGGCTCAACACCTCGGGAGGTGCTGAAGGGGTGGGACGCGCAACGACAAATAGTGTGGTCATCTGCTATACCTTTATCCTCTTTGCCAACTTCCTCACCACCTTGGGGCTGAATATGCTCCAAAATGCGACGGGGTGGTTCTCATGA
- a CDS encoding ABC transporter ATP-binding protein translates to MIDIHNLWKAYEGNQVLRGLTLKVNKGETLVILGRSGVGKSVLLKHIIGISHADKGHIEVDGVRISDLQGEERYAATRNMGMLFQGAALFDSMSIEENTGFYLNQHEKLPKSEVQDRVDEALTMVDLEGTQKKMPSELSGGMRKRAGLARLIVYRPEYLLYDEPTTGLDPITAMQINELIVKTQEELKATSIVVTHDIISALFVGDRLALHKEGQIAYIDEPAPFLEIDDPIIAFLRSQVKHS, encoded by the coding sequence ATGATCGACATCCATAATCTTTGGAAAGCCTATGAGGGAAACCAGGTTTTGAGGGGGCTCACCCTCAAGGTCAATAAGGGAGAAACACTCGTCATCTTGGGACGCTCAGGGGTCGGAAAAAGTGTCCTTCTTAAACATATCATTGGGATCTCCCATGCCGATAAGGGACATATCGAGGTGGATGGGGTCCGGATCTCTGACTTGCAGGGAGAAGAGCGGTATGCCGCCACCCGCAACATGGGGATGCTCTTTCAAGGAGCAGCCCTCTTTGATTCGATGAGTATCGAGGAAAATACGGGCTTTTACCTCAACCAACATGAAAAATTGCCGAAAAGCGAGGTCCAAGATCGGGTCGATGAAGCCCTTACAATGGTTGACCTAGAGGGAACGCAAAAGAAAATGCCCTCGGAGCTTTCAGGAGGGATGCGGAAACGGGCAGGACTCGCCCGCCTCATCGTCTACCGCCCCGAGTATTTGCTTTATGACGAGCCAACGACGGGGCTCGACCCCATCACGGCGATGCAGATCAATGAGCTCATCGTCAAAACCCAAGAGGAGCTGAAGGCAACAAGTATCGTGGTCACCCACGACATTATCTCTGCCCTTTTCGTTGGAGATCGTTTAGCTCTTCATAAAGAAGGGCAAATCGCCTATATCGATGAACCAGCCCCCTTTTTAGAAATCGATGACCCCATTATTGCCTTTTTAAGGAGCCAAGTGAAGCACTCATGA